The Salvelinus fontinalis isolate EN_2023a chromosome 9, ASM2944872v1, whole genome shotgun sequence genome has a window encoding:
- the LOC129862587 gene encoding vacuolar protein sorting-associated protein 4A-like isoform X1, whose translation MTTSTLQKAIDLVTKATEEDKNKNYEEALRLYQHAVEYFLHAIKYDAHSDKAKESIRGKCMQYLDRAEKLKDYLKNKEKAGKKPVKEAQSNDKSDSDSEGENPERKKLQEQLMGAIVMEKPNVRWNDVAGLEGAKEALKEAVILPIKFPHLFTGKRTPWRGILLFGPPGTGKSYLAKAVATEANNSTFFSVSSSDLMSKWLGESEKLVKNLFDLARQHKPSIIFIDEVDSLCGSRNENESEAARRIKTEFLVQMQGVGNNNDGILTLGATNIPWVLDAAIRRRFEKRIYIPLPEEPARSQMFRLHLGNTPHSLSDTDLRQLAKKTEGYSGADISIIVRDALMQPVRKVQSATHFKKVRGASRANSQLMVDDLLTPCSPGDLAAIEMTWMEVPSDKLLEPIVCMSDMLRSLSTTRPTVNTEDLFKVRKFTEDFGQEG comes from the exons ATGACAACGTCAACATTACAg AAAGCGATAGATCTTGTGACCAAAGCCACAGAGGAGGATAAGAACAAGAACTATGAGGAGGCTTTGCGCCTTTACCAGCATGCAGTGGAGTACTTCCTGCATGCTATCAAGT ATGATGCACACAGTGACAAGGCAAAGGAGAGCATACGTGGGAAGTGTATGCAGTACCTAGACCGGGCAGAGAAACTCAAAGATTACTTGAAGAACAAAGAAAAAGCGGGGAAGAAGCCTGTCAAGGAAGCACAGAGTAATGATAA GAGTGACAGTGACAGCGAGGGTGAAAATCCAGAGAGAAAGAAACTGCAAGAGCAACTAATGG GTGCCATTGTAATGGAAAAGCCCAATGTTCGGTGGAACGATGTGGCTGGACTAGAGGGAGCTAAGGAGGCCTTGAAGGAAGCCGTAATCCTGCCCATTAAATTCCCTCACCTCTTCACAG GCAAACGCACTCCATGGAGAGGGATTCTACTCTTTGGACCCCCTGGGACAGGAAAGTCTTACCTGGCCAAAGCAGTAGCCACAGAAGCCAACAACTCCACCTTCTTCTCTGTGTCATCATCAGACCTCATGTCCAAGTGGCTTGGAGAGAGTGAGAA ACTGGTGAAGAACCTGTTTGATCTTGCCCGCCAGCACAAGCCCTCCATCATCTTTATTGACGAGGTGGACTCGCTCTGTGGCTCCAGGAATGAGAATGAAAGTGAGGCAGCCCGGCGGATCAAGACAGAGTTCCTGGTACAGATGCAAG GTGTGGGCAACAACAATGATGGAATCCTTACCCTTGGGGCCACTAACATTCCCTGGGTTCTGGATGCTGCCATCCGCAGAAG GTTTGAGAAGCGTATCTACATCCCTCTCCCAGAGGAGCCTGCTAGGTCCCAGATGTTCCGCCTGCACCTGGGCAACACGCCCCACAGCCTGAGTGACACAGACCTTCGTCAGCTTGCCAAAAAGACAGAAGGCTACTCTGGGGCTGACATCAGCATCATTGTACGAGATGCCCTCATGCAGCCTGTCAGGAAAGTGCAGTCAGCCACACACTTCAAAAAG GTTCGAGGGGCGTCCCGTGCCAACAGTCAATTGATGGTGGATGACCTTCTGACCCCGTGTTCGCCTGGGGACCTGGCTGCCATAGAGATGACATGGATGGAAGTGCCTAGCGACAAGCTGCTGGAGCCCATCGTCTGCATG
- the LOC129862587 gene encoding vacuolar protein sorting-associated protein 4A-like isoform X2, whose amino-acid sequence MQYLDRAEKLKDYLKNKEKAGKKPVKEAQSNDKSDSDSEGENPERKKLQEQLMGAIVMEKPNVRWNDVAGLEGAKEALKEAVILPIKFPHLFTGKRTPWRGILLFGPPGTGKSYLAKAVATEANNSTFFSVSSSDLMSKWLGESEKLVKNLFDLARQHKPSIIFIDEVDSLCGSRNENESEAARRIKTEFLVQMQGVGNNNDGILTLGATNIPWVLDAAIRRRFEKRIYIPLPEEPARSQMFRLHLGNTPHSLSDTDLRQLAKKTEGYSGADISIIVRDALMQPVRKVQSATHFKKVRGASRANSQLMVDDLLTPCSPGDLAAIEMTWMEVPSDKLLEPIVCMSDMLRSLSTTRPTVNTEDLFKVRKFTEDFGQEG is encoded by the exons ATGCAGTACCTAGACCGGGCAGAGAAACTCAAAGATTACTTGAAGAACAAAGAAAAAGCGGGGAAGAAGCCTGTCAAGGAAGCACAGAGTAATGATAA GAGTGACAGTGACAGCGAGGGTGAAAATCCAGAGAGAAAGAAACTGCAAGAGCAACTAATGG GTGCCATTGTAATGGAAAAGCCCAATGTTCGGTGGAACGATGTGGCTGGACTAGAGGGAGCTAAGGAGGCCTTGAAGGAAGCCGTAATCCTGCCCATTAAATTCCCTCACCTCTTCACAG GCAAACGCACTCCATGGAGAGGGATTCTACTCTTTGGACCCCCTGGGACAGGAAAGTCTTACCTGGCCAAAGCAGTAGCCACAGAAGCCAACAACTCCACCTTCTTCTCTGTGTCATCATCAGACCTCATGTCCAAGTGGCTTGGAGAGAGTGAGAA ACTGGTGAAGAACCTGTTTGATCTTGCCCGCCAGCACAAGCCCTCCATCATCTTTATTGACGAGGTGGACTCGCTCTGTGGCTCCAGGAATGAGAATGAAAGTGAGGCAGCCCGGCGGATCAAGACAGAGTTCCTGGTACAGATGCAAG GTGTGGGCAACAACAATGATGGAATCCTTACCCTTGGGGCCACTAACATTCCCTGGGTTCTGGATGCTGCCATCCGCAGAAG GTTTGAGAAGCGTATCTACATCCCTCTCCCAGAGGAGCCTGCTAGGTCCCAGATGTTCCGCCTGCACCTGGGCAACACGCCCCACAGCCTGAGTGACACAGACCTTCGTCAGCTTGCCAAAAAGACAGAAGGCTACTCTGGGGCTGACATCAGCATCATTGTACGAGATGCCCTCATGCAGCCTGTCAGGAAAGTGCAGTCAGCCACACACTTCAAAAAG GTTCGAGGGGCGTCCCGTGCCAACAGTCAATTGATGGTGGATGACCTTCTGACCCCGTGTTCGCCTGGGGACCTGGCTGCCATAGAGATGACATGGATGGAAGTGCCTAGCGACAAGCTGCTGGAGCCCATCGTCTGCATG